Sequence from the Paenibacillus riograndensis SBR5 genome:
CCGCAGGTCCAGCTGGATGGGCAGGCCCGGTTCACATTCTACGGACTGTTCCGGGAGGATCACCCGTCTGCAATTACGGAATTGGAGTATGCAGCGTCTGTACAGGAGGCTTGGCAGCAAGTCCAGTCCTTCGGCAGCATCTCTGCTGAGGGGGAATGGCTGAGCCCTGTGTCCGTAAATTCCCGGATCGGTGCTCCGCTGCAGACCCTGCCTCTGACCGAAGCTGAGCTGGATGCACTGTTCCCGCATAAGTTCCAGGAGGAACGGGCAGGCGGCAAGCTGCTGGCCTTCTTCACCGAAGGTTATGAGCATGTGGTGCTCAAAGATAAAGAGCTGCTTGTGGAGCGTCCGCACGGCCATATTCTGATGAGCGGGGATAATGCCCGTTTGAACCCAGAAGTTATTACGACAACCTCCTATATGTATGGTATCTTCAATTCACAAGTGGTTATCGGCAATACAAACTTCAATAAAATGATGTCCAATGCCCGCAGTGCATTGAATATTTTCAAAACTTCGGGACAGCGCATTTATGTATATACAGATGATCAATATCATCTGCTGACCATGCCTTCCCTGTACGAGATCGGCTTCAATTATGTACGCTGGTATTACAAAACGGCCTCGGACACCCTGGTAATTACCAATTACACTACCATGGATGAGCCGGAGATCAGACTGCATGTCCGTTCTGCCGGCAACATCGCTTACCGCTTCCTGGTCACGAACCAGATTACCATGAATGTAGCGGAATATGAGGTTCCTTATGAAGTGTCACAAGATGCGGCGGAGGGAACATTGACCTTCCGCGCGGCGAAGTCGGGAACAAGTGCGGAAGTCTACCCTGAACTGGCCTACCGGATGCATCTGAACGGTGCAGTTTACCGGCTGGGCGATGAGTCCATCCTGGTGGATGGTCCCGCTCAGGGCAGCGCATCGCTCGTGGTTATGGAGCTGGAGGCGAGCAAGGAATGGACTCTGACTCTGCAGGGGATGCTGGAGGGCAAAGAACGTACGCTTAACCCGGTTTCTTTTGAAACAGAGGCTGCGCGGTACCGCGAATTTTTGGCCGGAGTGATGAATGGCTTCAAGCTGACGCAGTCCGGCGGCGGAGAAGGCGAGCTGTTCAAGGTGAACGCGCTGGCCTGGTGGTATACCCATAACATGCTGGTTCACTATTCAGTGCCTCATGGTCTGGAACAGTACGGCGGTGCTGCCTGGGGAACCCGCGATGTCTGCCAGGGTCCTGTGGAATACTTCCTGGCCACCCACAAATATGAGCAGGTGCGGGAAATCCTGCTGACGGTATTTGCCCATCAGTATGAGGATGACGGCAGCTGGCCGCAATGGTTCATGTTTGACAAGTATACGCACATCCAGCAGGAGGAGAGCCACGGGGATATCATCGTCTGGCCGCTGAAAGTGCTGGGCGACTATCTGCGGGCGACCCAAGATTACGCCGTTCTGGAGGTGCTGCTTCCGTATACGCGCAAGCACAGCTTCGATTTTACGGAACAGACCGCTTCGCTGCGTGAACATGCGCTCAAGGAACTGAATTATATCAAAACTAACTTCCTGCATGATACCTATCTGTCTTCCTACGGCGACGGGGACTGGGACGATACGCTGCAGCCGGCCAATGCCCAGCTTAAGCAGTACATGGTCAGCAGCTGGACAGTTGCCTTGACGTATCAGACTGTGCTAGGGCTGTCAAATGTTCTGGAGAATGTAGACGCCGCATGGTCTGGAGAGCTGCGTCAGCTGGCGGAAGGAATCAAGGGAGACTTCAACCGCTATATGCTGGGTACGGATGTAATTCCCGGCTTCCTGTATTTCGAAGATCCGGCTGATGCCAAGCTGCTGCTGCATCCTGAAGATAAGGAGACCGGCATCCAGTACCGCCTGCTGCCGATGACCCGCAGCATGATTGGCGAGCTGCTGACACCGGAACAGATGGAAGAGCACTATAAGCTGATTCAGGAGCAGTTCCTCTGTCCGGACGGTGTGCGTCTGATGAATCACCCGGCACAGTATGCCGGAGGTGTCAGCCTGCACTTCAAACGTGCGGAACAGGCGGCGAATTTCGGCCGTGAGATTGGTCTGCAATATGTGCATGCCCATATCCGCTTTGTAGAGGCGATGGCCAAGACGGGCAAACGGGATCAGGTATGGAAAGGGCTGGCCGTCATTAACCCGATCGGCATCCGTGATGCGGTGCCGAATGCGGAACTGCGGCAGAGCAATGCCTATTTCAGCAGCTCGGACGGTAAATTCGCCAACCGCTATGAGGCGCAGGAGCGCTTTGCCGGGCTGCATGACGGTTCCGTTCCGGTCAAAGGCGGCTGGAGAATTTATTCCAGCGGTCCGGGGATCTACATGAACCAGCTGATCTCGAATGTGCTGGGCATCCGCGAGGACGGCGGGGATCTGATTATCGATCCGGTATTGCCGGACGAACTGGACGGTACCCGTCTGGACTTCGATTACGCCGGTGCGCCTGCGGCGTTTGTCTACCATTGCTCCCAAGGCGTCCTTAGCCACGTCAAGGTGAACGGCCAGGAGGTTCAGGCGGAACGGCTGAACAATCCGTACCGCTTGGGCGGACTGCGGATCAAGCGGGCTGACTTTGACCGGCTGCGCAGCGCAGAGGGCACGGTTGTAGACATTTATATGTAAGCTTAGATAAACTACAAGCACCGCAATTGCAAAAAAAGCGGTCAGTGATGCAGACATCCTCAGGCAGGATGCCAGGCGCTCACTGGCCGCTTTTTTGCGTCTGACTAAGAGGAACATTAACTAATGCATTGGTACCGCAGCAGATAGTCATATTTGAAATGACCTTCCTTCAGGTCAGCACTGTATTTTTGCTATAAGTAATCTGTGGTCCGTTATGATTGGCTCCCAGACTCTAACTGTATTTCATACATCTAAAAAGTCATTTTTTTGCGCTGGAACTGAGTTAACTGCACTCTGTACACTAAAATAAACAGTCGTTACGTAAAAGAAGAAATTTTGTCATTTTTAATTGCACAGAGTACAGTTGCTGATGCAGATATGGGTTTTCACATCCTTTTAACTGCAGCAAATACAATTAACGGGTGTTCGTTCAAACAACGAATGCCAGTATCCGATTCAGCCGAACGACTTCTGCCGGAGCGATCTTCAAGGTATGCAGCTCATCGCCTGATCCGCCATAAATATAGTCCATCGACAGCAGGCGGTTATCCAACGCAGCTTTTGTGAGATCAAAGTATTGCTTGGCATCCAAGGCACTCCGGATGGGAGTCTCATGGGCAATCCGCTCGCAGTCGCAGTTGTTCTCTTGTAAAAATACGGCGAGCCCCGGCAGAGTCAGCATCAGAGGACACCACTTTACATAGCTGAGGGGCTGAAATAATCGAGCTTCATCGCTTCACGGACTTCCTGCATCGTCTCTTTGGCGATCCCCTGGGCGTGCTTTGTTCCGGTGATCAGTATTTCGTCCACGAGCTGCGGCCGCGCGGCATAATAGGCCCGGCGCTCACGCATGGGCGCAATCAGCTGCTCCAATGCCATAGTGATGCGCTCCTTACAGGCTGAGCAGCCCATAGTTCCGCGTTCACAGCCTTCGCGTATCTCGGGAAGATGTTCCGGCTGGAAGGCGCCGTGATAAGCATAAATCGGGCAAATCTCCGGGTGTCCCGGATCATTTTTATGCACACGGGCGGGGTCTGTGACCGCTCTTTTTATTTTATAGGCGATATCCTCCGCAGTAGAATCAAGTGCGATGGCATTGCCCAGACTTTTACTCATCTTCGCATTTCCGTCTGTACCTACAAGCCTTGGGGTATTGCTGATCAAAGCCTGGGGTTCTGCCAGTATAGGCTGGTACAGCTCGTTGAAACGGCGCACAATTTTGCGGGCCAGCTCCAGATGCGGCAGCTGATCGTCTCCCACAGGAATAATCGTTGCCTTGCAGAAGGTGATGTCTGCAGCCTGGCTGACCGGATACCCCAGGAACCCGTAATACAGTTCGTCCAGTCCCCGTCCTTTGGCTTCTGCCTTAATCGTAGGATTGTGGCGCAACGAATTGACGGATACGAACATCGAGAAATATATAGTCAGCTCAGCGATTTCGGGAATCATCGATTGTATAAAGATGGTGGACTTCTCCGGGTCAATCCCTGCGGATAAATAATCAAGGGTCATTTCGCGGATGTGGCTGCGGATCAAGTCCTTTTGTTCAAAGTGGGTCGTCAGCGCCTGGACATCGGCCAGAAATACAAAGGATTCATACTCCTCCTGTAAAAGCACCCGATTCTGCAGACTGCCGACATAATGGCCAAGGTGGAGCTTTCCGGTGACCCGGTCTCCTGTCAAAACACGTTCTGTCATAAGTGAACATCCTCCTAAATTCGTTGTATGCCTTCCTGAGAAGCTTGTGAAATTGAGCTGTGAACCGCCGCCACCAACCATCCTCCATGGCCATCACCCCCTTAAAAACAAAATAACCCCGTCCGATAAGGACGAGGTTGTCACTGTGCCACCTTAAATGACCGTTAAACTGCACACAAGTGCAGACTTTCCAGCCTTCGCATTACGGTGCGGAGATGCTGTAACTCATCATCCCGAGACCGTTCCCGTGATAACGGCGGGATTCCCGGCATTTCCCTACTACACCCTCTATGGGTGGTTCGGAAAAGCAACTCCAAAGGCCATTCGAGCATATCCCGGACACCGGTTCACAGCAACCACCGGCTCTCTGCAAGTCCAAGCGTAATATGTCTACTTACCCTTTTTCAGCGTTGTTCTGTTATATGGGGAATATTACCTTATGAAGCCGGGTTCGTCAAGGATGAAAAAAGCCGAAGCTTCATTCGAAGCTCCGGCTGACGGGGTGTTATGTGTTATGTGGACTTGGATGACTTTAGTTGCTGGAAATGGTATAAATCTCAGTCACAGGTCCATCAGAGAGCTTTAGCTTCGTTTTGCCGTCGGCGCTCATCTTATAAAGGCACTCGTTATCCTCTCCGTTAAAATAGTAAATGCCTGTTGCACTTTCATAGATAGCGCTGTTATCCCAAGTCACGCCGTTCAATTTGGTTAAGGTGAGATCTGCATTCAGAGCGAAAGTTCCGCTTGCTGCAAAAAGCACGACTTGGCCAGCGGCTGTGCCATTCTGTACCTTAAACAGATTCGTCACATTCGTTAATGCGATCGGTTTCGTGCTGGTTACTTTACCGTTTGCTA
This genomic interval carries:
- a CDS encoding GH36-type glycosyl hydrolase domain-containing protein; translated protein: MTTAPSTKLSIQKGDLTFTFLESGDLYQAFGGKMMINQLLSSSVDGAPGNLYARLHLSGGIQAFPLLGVKSASRFRQDGERLLWQGEIAADQAGTVLDKTIRYQVVFSMADNGVWFWDVTIDGAGVPLDVIYTQDVGIASPGAVTSNEAYLSQYIDHTVFEDTAKGYVVCSRQNQPQDGKFPYLQQGLLNGAAGFSTDGFQFFGLSYKESNEPEALSRAKLANEVYQYEFAFTALQSPQVQLDGQARFTFYGLFREDHPSAITELEYAASVQEAWQQVQSFGSISAEGEWLSPVSVNSRIGAPLQTLPLTEAELDALFPHKFQEERAGGKLLAFFTEGYEHVVLKDKELLVERPHGHILMSGDNARLNPEVITTTSYMYGIFNSQVVIGNTNFNKMMSNARSALNIFKTSGQRIYVYTDDQYHLLTMPSLYEIGFNYVRWYYKTASDTLVITNYTTMDEPEIRLHVRSAGNIAYRFLVTNQITMNVAEYEVPYEVSQDAAEGTLTFRAAKSGTSAEVYPELAYRMHLNGAVYRLGDESILVDGPAQGSASLVVMELEASKEWTLTLQGMLEGKERTLNPVSFETEAARYREFLAGVMNGFKLTQSGGGEGELFKVNALAWWYTHNMLVHYSVPHGLEQYGGAAWGTRDVCQGPVEYFLATHKYEQVREILLTVFAHQYEDDGSWPQWFMFDKYTHIQQEESHGDIIVWPLKVLGDYLRATQDYAVLEVLLPYTRKHSFDFTEQTASLREHALKELNYIKTNFLHDTYLSSYGDGDWDDTLQPANAQLKQYMVSSWTVALTYQTVLGLSNVLENVDAAWSGELRQLAEGIKGDFNRYMLGTDVIPGFLYFEDPADAKLLLHPEDKETGIQYRLLPMTRSMIGELLTPEQMEEHYKLIQEQFLCPDGVRLMNHPAQYAGGVSLHFKRAEQAANFGREIGLQYVHAHIRFVEAMAKTGKRDQVWKGLAVINPIGIRDAVPNAELRQSNAYFSSSDGKFANRYEAQERFAGLHDGSVPVKGGWRIYSSGPGIYMNQLISNVLGIREDGGDLIIDPVLPDELDGTRLDFDYAGAPAAFVYHCSQGVLSHVKVNGQEVQAERLNNPYRLGGLRIKRADFDRLRSAEGTVVDIYM
- the trpS gene encoding tryptophan--tRNA ligase, giving the protein MTERVLTGDRVTGKLHLGHYVGSLQNRVLLQEEYESFVFLADVQALTTHFEQKDLIRSHIREMTLDYLSAGIDPEKSTIFIQSMIPEIAELTIYFSMFVSVNSLRHNPTIKAEAKGRGLDELYYGFLGYPVSQAADITFCKATIIPVGDDQLPHLELARKIVRRFNELYQPILAEPQALISNTPRLVGTDGNAKMSKSLGNAIALDSTAEDIAYKIKRAVTDPARVHKNDPGHPEICPIYAYHGAFQPEHLPEIREGCERGTMGCSACKERITMALEQLIAPMRERRAYYAARPQLVDEILITGTKHAQGIAKETMQEVREAMKLDYFSPSAM